The genomic interval ACGTCCCCTGGGGTGGTGGGTTTTCCGGCAGGGTCGTCGGCGTCGTAGACGTTGGTGAGCCATCGTGCGATGGTCAGTGAGTACCGATCAAAGTCACTCACAGGAAGACACAAACGCACGATGGCTCTTAACCAGTCTGCCCTCCTCGAGCTCCTCGGGGAACTGAAACTCACCGATGTCACCGACCGGATCCGAGTCGCGACCGAGACGCTCTATCAGGAGCTGATCGACGCGGAAGCGGCGGCGTTCATCGGCGCCGCCCCGTATGAGCGCACCGAGGGCCGCGTCGCGGTCCGCAACGGCTCCAGGCCCCGCACCCTGTCGACGACAGCCGGGGATCTGGAGCTGCGGATCCCGAAGCTGCGGGCCGGGTCCTTCTTCCCGTCGCTGCTGGAACGCCGCCGGAGGGTCGATCAGGCGTTGTTCGCGGTCGTGATGGAGGCCTACGTCCACGGCGTCTCGACCCGCAAGGTCGACGACCTCGTCAAGGCGCTGGGCGCGGACACCGGCATCTCCAAGTCGGAGGTGTCGCGGATCTGCGGCAACCTCGACGAGGACGTCGCGGCGTTCCGGGACCGGCCCCTCGCCGACAGCGCCTACCCGTACGTGTTCCTCGACGCGACCTATTGCAAGGCCCGGGTCGGCCGGCGGGTGGTCTCGCAGGCGGTCGTCGTTGCCGTGGGAGTCGCGGCCGACGGGCGGCGGGAGGTGCTCGGCTTCGAGGTCGGAGACACCGAGTCGCAGCCGTTCTGGACCACGTTCCTGCGCTCGTTGAAGGCGCGTGGGCTGGACGGGGTGAAGCTCGTGATCAGCGACGCGCACACCGGGCTGATCGCAGCGATCGAGACCGTGTTCGTCGGCTCCGCCTGGCAACGCTGCCGAGTGCATTTCATGCGGAACGTGCTCGCCAACGTCCCGAAGACGGCTGGCCCGATGGTCGCGTCGATCGGGCGTGTCAAGACTTTTGTGTAAGCGGCTTGGTGTCGGTTTGATTACAGGTGGGGTTCGATGCGGTCGGGGTAGGCGAGGGCGAGCTGTTCGAGGGCCTTCTTCCAGTTCGTGGTCACGGCTCCCTCGATGAGTCGGGGCTCGGCTCTGCGCTGTTCGGAGGGCTTGCCTCGTTCCTTGAGCCGGTCTCGGGCTCGTTTGTCCTCGATGTTGCAGATCGCCAGCCAGAGCAGCTTGACGGCGGCGGCATCGTTGGGGAAATGCCCTCGGGATTTGGTGACTTTCCGTAGTTGGTAGTTCAGCGACTCGATGCTGTTGGTGGTGTAGATCACCCGGCGCAGCTCGGGCGGGAACGCGAGGAACGGCGTGAACCGGTCCCACGCGTCTTGGAACGTCTTCACCGCCGACGGGTAGCGCTTGCCGAGGTCGGAGTCCGCGAACTCGGTCAGCGCTTCGAGCGCGGCGTCCTCGTTCACCGCCTGGTAGATCGGCTTGAGCGCTGCGGCCACGGCTTTGCGGTCCTTGTAGTTCACGAACCGCATCGCTGCCCTGATGAGGTGCACGACGCAGGTCTGCACGGTCGCTTGCGGCCAGGTGGCCTCGATCGCTTCGGGGAACCCGGTCAGCCCGTCGGTGCAGACGATGAGCACGTCGCGGACGCCGCGGTTGGCGAGTTCGGCGCACACGGCCGCCCAGAACTTCGCACCCTCGACCGCTTGCACCCAGATTCCCAGGACGTGCTTGATGCCGTCCATGTCGACACCGACGGCGATATGCGCGGCCTTGTTCCGCACGTGGCCGCCGTCGCGGACCTTCACCACGATCGCGTCCAGGTAGATCACCGGATACAGCGCGTCCAGCGGACGGGTCTGCCAGGCCAGGACCTCGTCTGCGACCTGGTCGGTGATCTTCGAGATCGTCTCGTGCGAGAGGTCCGTGCCCAGCGTCGAGGCGAGGTGGTGCTGGATGTCGCGGACGGTCATCCCGCCCGCGTACAGCGAGATGATCATCCCATCGAGGCCGTCCAGCCGGCGCTGCCCTTTCGGGACCAGCATCGGGGTGAACGTCCCAGCCCGGTCCCGCGGGACGGCCAGCTCGATGTCTCCGATCTCGGTCGCGACCGTCTTCGCGCTCGTGCCGTTGCGGGAGTTCGGGTGCAACGAGGCCTCCGCGTCGCCGCGCTCGTAGCCGACGTGCTCGGTCAGCTCCGTCTCCAACCCGCGCTCCAGCGCGGCCTTGAGCATTCCACCGATCAGGCCGTGCTCGCCCGTGAGGGGCTCGCCGGCGTCGATCTGAGCGAAGATCTCGTCCATCGCGCCCGACGCCTTGAGCCGGTCAGCGAGCTCCTTCTGCCGGCGACGACGCTCCTCGCGCTCCGGACTGATAGCCATGGTCTCCATGATGTTCTCCTTCGAGATGAACCTCACCCCTTACACAGACCATCTGATACCCCCCGTCGATCATCCGCACGATCTTCGCGCAGCCGGACACGGAGCACGTGTTCGCGCAGTTCCACGAGGTCGTCCGCATGCTCGCCAGGTCGCATCCGAAGGTCGCGGACATGCTCGAGGACGCCAAGAACGACATCCTCGCGTTCTGCGGATTCCCGCAGCAGCACTGGCGGCAGATCTGGTCCACGAACCCGCTCGAACGCGTCAACAAGGAGATCAAACGCCGCACCGACGTCGTCGGAACCTTCCCCAACCCCGCCGCGCTACTGCGCCTGGCCGGGCACGTCCTCATCGAGCAACACGACGAATGGGACGGCGCCGACCGCCGCTACTTCAGCGAACACTCCATGAAGCTCCTGCAAGTCGAAGCAGAGGAGGTCGCGATCCCCGAACTCGCTGCGGCATAATCACAGAAGCTGACCCGCACGGTGTCGAGAAACTCCACCAACCAGCGGGACGTCACCGGCGCCACAGAACCAGAAAGGTCTCCGATGTCGCGTCGCTGGCAGCCTCTTGGGCGGGCCTGGTACGGGATGCGCAGCCACGTCGAGTCGAACAACCAGTACGTGAAATCGGCGGCACCGACCTCGGCAATCCGAAGATGTCGACGACGGGTGAATACTGACCCTGTCAACGGCCAGTAGGAATTGCCCATAGGCGGCCAGCGGAAGTGCCCGCTGGTGGCCAGTGGAACTGCCCATTCGCGGCCAGGAGTTCTGCCCACCGGGTTGTGGTGGCCCTGGCCGCGTGAGGCAGTCCCGCCGGGTCAGGTCATGGGGGTCACCCCCGTGCCGGCGAGGGCCTGCGCGAGGCGGATGGACTCGCCGGTGGTCTGCGCGAGGTGGGCATGGTGGAGGAGCCGGTCGACGGTCGCGGTCGCGAGGGTCTTGGGCATGAGCTCGTCGAACCCGGAGGGGTGCAGGTTCGAGCTGATCGCGATCGATCGTTTCTCGTAGGCGGCGTCGACGAGCCGGTAGAGGCCTTCCGCGGCGTCGTCGCCGACGCCGAGTAGACCGATGTCGTCAACGACGACGAGGTCGGCGCGGAGGATCCGGGCGACGGTGCGGGTGACGGTGTCGTCGACGCGGTGCGCGCGGATCAGCGCGCCGAGGTCCTCGAGCCGGAACCACGCGACGCGGAGGCCTTGTTCGACGGCGTGCTGGCCGAGCGCTTCGAGGAAGAACGTCTTCCCTGTCCCGGCGGGCCCGCAGATCACGAGGTTCTCCCGCCGGTGCACCCATTCCAGGGTCCGCAACGCCTGCTGGGTCGGCGCCGGGATCGTCGACAGGGACTGGTCCCAGGAGTCGAAGGTCTTCCCGGTGGGGAACCCGGCGGCCTTGCGGCGGGCGGCGAGCATGGACCGGGACCGGCCGGCGATCTCGGCGTCGAGGAGTGCTTTGACAACCTCCGCGGGTTCCCAGCGTTGTGCCCTTGCGGTCGCGAACACGTCGGGTGCGATGCCGCGGGCGTAGGGCATCTTCAGCTGCCGCATGGTCTGCTCCAACTCGGCCGGGATCGGCGGGGCGGCAGGGGTCGCGACGCTCACAGCTCGTCCTCCTCGTCCGTCGCGATGATCTCGACGACGGGGACGATCACACCCCGCGGCTGGCCGATCGCGGCCCACCCGGACGTGCCCTGCGCGAGCGACCGGGTCTCCGACGCCGCCCTCGCCGGCGTCGCGGTGATCCGGCTGCCGAGGATCGACGTGAGATCACCGGTATCGAACCGGCCATACGCGGCTGCGGTGCCGAGGGTTTCGTCGACGACCTCGATCCCGTGGATCCGGGCGAGCTGGACGGCTTCCCGCATCTTCTGGTTCATCCGCTGCGTCCCGGCCGCTGCGGCCTCGAGCAGCCAGGCCGCGGCGCCGTGACCGATACCGAGGAACTCCGCCTCCTCGGTGCTGCGGGCCTTGATCGTGTAGTCGCCGGGAACCTTCACCCCGGCTGGGCGGGGAAGTGGGCGTCGTCGATCCTGGGGGTCCCGGGGCGGGCGCGGTCGTGTCGGGCGACCTCGACGGGCCCGTCGATGCCGTGGTGGACGATCACGACCCGCTCGGAGTCAGCGGCGCCCTGGACACGGACGAACACCTCCGCGCCCATCAGCAGGTGCGGGACGGAATACTGCCCGTTCTCGAACGCGACCATCGGCGTGTTCTCCCCGACCCGCCGGGACACTCCGAACGCGATGGTGTGAGCACGACCCGGGACCGGGTGCAGCCGCTGCTGCTCCTCAGCGAGCACCTCGACCGGGCGCCGCTTGGTCACCCGGTGCTCTCGCCCGTTGACGTCGTCCATGAACGCGTCGCAGGCCGCCTCGAGTTCGCCGAATGAGGCGTACTGGTCGCGGAGGTTCGCATCGGTGGGCACCAGGTCCGCTTTCGCGAGCTTCACCGACGCTTCCGCGCCACCCTTCGAGGCCGGGTCCGCGGGCTGACAGGTCAGCACCGTGACCCCGTAATGCGCGGCGAACGACACCGTCTGCGCGTTGCGGACCGGGACCCCCGCGATATGCATCGTGGTGACCGTCTTCTCGTTGTCGGTGAGGACATACGTCGGCGCGCCCCCGACCGCCCGGAACGTCCGATCCAACGCGGCGAACACGCTCGGGAGGGTCTTGTCGCGGATCGGGATCACCACCCGGAACCGACTGAACGCGAGCCAGGCGACGAACAGCACCGTCTTCACCCCGCCGACCACGGGCCCGTCGCCGAAGTCGTACTGCAACCACAGCCCCGGCTCGGTGACCCACGGCCGATGCACCCGACGGTTCCCCGCCCGCCACGACGCCTTCACCGCAGCGACCGCCCGCCTGGTCGACCGCTCCGACCCTTCGAACCCGATCGAGGTCAGCACCTCGTGGACCTTGTCGGCCCGAACCTTGCCCTTCGTCTTCTCGACCAACTCCTCGACCTTCGGCAGGAACTCGTCGATGACGCGCGGCCTGCGCGCCGCAGCGCCGACAGGCCGGCCCGCGTCCCGCGCCGCGACATACGCGGCGACCGTGTGATGAGAGCAACCCGCGAGCTGCCCCGCAGCCCGATACGACCCCGTCGCATCGAACGCTTCCAGAATCTCCATGACTTCTCCGTCAGACTTCAACACAGCCCCTTCCCGGGCGACGACGACCTAAGCACCCGTCATCGAACCGGGAAGGGGCCCCACCATCGCGACGACGCGCGGGGCGGAACCATCAGACGTGGGCAGAACTCATGGCCACCAACGGGCAGTTCTCCTGGCCACCTACGGGCAGGTCTCGTGACCGCCTACGGGCAGTTTTCCATGGCCACCGACAGACCCCGAGGTGACGTTTGAATGTTGACCCCTCCGACACTCTTGGAGGGTGATCTCAGTGGAAGATTGGGCGGAGATCCGCCGGTTGCATAAGGCCGAGGGCATGCCGATCAAAGCGATCGTGCGTAGGCTCGGCGTCGCGAGGAACACGGTGCGTGCGGCGTTGGCGTCGGACGAACGGGAGTGAAACTTGGCGAAGGTTGTCGAGTGGTGGAAGCGGAACGCGACGGATGTGCCGTGGCTGTCAATCGTTCTCGGGGTCCTTGCACGGAGGCCGACAACCGCAGTCTTTACTTGATTCTGGGCGGCATCCTCACGGCGTTTGGTCCTGTCGTCATCTCGCACGCCGTGTCGAAGAACCTCGGCCGGAACGAAGCTCGCGAACAGTTGAAGGACCACATCCGGTCGATCAGCATGAATCTCGGCCAGTCGCTATCAAGTGTCACGCACGCACTGACACAGCAGACCATCGGGGCCGACGACAGCCGCATCACCCTCCGTCTCGTTGCGAGCGCACTGCCGACCATCGAGGTTCAGATCGGCGAGCTCCAGAAGCTGGTGGGCACCCCGTTCTCCGCGGACGATCTTCTCCTGACGAAGGAACAGCTCAAACCTCTCGTGAACGTCCTCCAACAGAAGCTCGAGGAGGGTGACAAGGGCGGAGCGAAGGACGTCGCGGACAAACTTGCGTGGAATCTGCGCAAGTCCACTCAGCAGGTTGCACAGACAGCGCGCGAGCGCGTGCTCGTGCCTGCTGTTGGAAGCCACCGCAGTGCGCAGGTCGATGTCGGCGACAGCACGATGGATGCCGGGCACCGCCGTCAGCTCGGCCCGCAGCGCGCGCTCGAGCCAGCCTCGATACGGATCATCCCAACCGGGCTCGAGCGTGCGGCCGATGTTCTTCTCGACCTGCTCCACGTAGAACTCGTGGGAGCAGCCGGTCAGAAGGTCGCCGAGCACGTCGAGTTCGACGTGCCAGCCCAGATCCGCGACGATCTTCTGTGTGACCTGCGTCGAGAGGCTCTCGCTGTCGACGAGCACGCCGTCGCAGTCGAACACCACGCCGTCGATCTGAGGAGCGCTCACGGCCGCCCGATTGTCCATCCGGGTACCCGGCCTTCGGCACGATCGCTGATCAGTCAAATTCGATACTTGTCTGACATTGACGGTACACGCGTCGGCGGAAAGCCCGGCGCGTCGTGCGACGCGCCGGGCGAGGGGCCGGGATCTCGGCGTGTCGCCGTCACCGGCCGGGCTTTTCGCGACCCACCCCGTCCGGCGACGGCACGGTGAGGGCCGCCTCATCGCCGCCACCCCGGCGGCCGAGGAGGGCGGCGAGTTTGCCCTCGACGTCCGCGGCATCCGGCGACGACACCGCCCGGTATCCCTCCACCGCCTGCTCCCACCGGCTACGCGCCTCGGCACGATCGCGCGCCGCGTGCGCGCAATCGCCGAGGTCCTCGGCGCACGCTGCGGCGGCCAGGCGATCGCCGAGCGCGTCGGCGAGATCGCGTGCGAGCTCGAACGCCCCGCGGGCGTCGTCGACGCGCCCCTCGCCCAGCCGGCTGCGGCCTGAGGTGCGCAGGAGCTCGAGCTCCGTCTGCCGCATGCCGGCATCCCGTGCCACCGCTCGGCCGCGCTCGGCGAGGGTGGCGCTTTCGGCGAACCTGCCCAAGGCGCACACCGCGGCCGACAGATTCGAGTACGCCACGGCGATGCCGGGCACATACCCGAGGGCCTCCATCTCGGACAGCGCGGTGCGCGCCTCGGTCTCGGCGGCGGCGTGGTCGCCCTGGTCGTGAAGCAGCTTGGCCAGATTGACCCGGCCGCGGGCCGCGGCCGAGAGGTCACCGCACTCCGTGCTGATGTCGATCGATCGCTCGAGTGCAATGCGGCACGCCGCGAGGTCGCCCGTGTGCAGGTGCAGCAGCGCGATGCTGTTCCACAGCAGCCCTTCCCGCCACCGATCACCGAGACGGGATGCCGCGGCCAGCCCCGCTTCGAGCGCGGAACGCGCCTCGTCGAACCGGCCCTGCAGCAGGCGGCTGGTTCCCCGCGCGTTGTGGGCGAGTGGCGCCTCCGACCACCACCCTTCCGCCTCTTCGTCGATGCTCGAGAGGACCGCCTCGGCCTCGGCGGCGCGACCCATCAGGGTCAGCGTCGCGCCGAGATCGACGAGCGCGCGCAGCTCGCCTTCCGCGTCGGTGCGGAGTCGGGCGACCCGCAAAGCCTCGCGGAAGAGGGTGACGGCGTCTTCGCCCCGGCCCGCCCGGTGCAGCGCGTCGTCGATCGTCTCCGCGATGAGGTTCACGATGGCGATGTCGCCCTCAACACCGCCGTCGCCGCGGCCGCCGCCGTCAACCCCGCCGTCGCCGTGCCGGTCAGCCGTCAGTGCGATGTGGAGCAGAAGATCCAGCGATCCGGCGAGGAACTCCTCGGCTTCCACCTCCGAGAGCCCGGCGTCGCGCACCGCCGCTCGGGGCGCACGGCCCACCGCCCTCCTCGACCGGCTGCGGGTGCGGTGAGCCGACCACGCGCGGTCGACGACGCTCCGCCGCAGTCGGTCGGCCGCTGCCTGGCGCTCGGAGGGCGAGTCGATCTCGAGCCCCACGTCCGCGGCGTACACGCGGATGAGCTCGTGCATGTGGATACGGCCGGAGGCTGCCCGAGCGATGAGGCTGTGCGTTTCGAGGACGTCCAGCGCAGCATCCGTCTCCGGTGCGAGGTCCCCCGCGACCGCATCGATGCTGTCGCGGTCCAGCAGCGCGACAGGATGGTGGGCGAGAGCGCGAAGGAGGCGCTGCGCCGTGTCCGGCAGCAGCTGATAGGTGAGGTCGAGCGACCTCGTGATCGGCTCGTCCAGGTGCACGCCCGCCCGCCGCGCGCGGGCGAGCTCGACGTGGTCGGCGAGGGTCCAGGTGTCGCGAGCGGCGACGCGCGCCGCAGTGATGCTGACGGCGAGGGGCTGATGCCCCATGAGCTCGAGCAGCACCTCGGCCGAGGCCGGGTCCTGCGCGATGGCGTCCCGGCCTGCCATCGCATCGAGCAGAGCAAGCGATTCGTACGGCGCGAACAGCGCCAGCGGCAGGGGCTGGAACCTCGACTCGGCGGGCACGACGCGGCTCGTCACGATGACGGAGACACCAGACGGCAGGGAAAGGATGCTGCGCACCTGCTCGAGCGATGCTGCGTCGTCGAGCACCAGCATCGTCCTGCTCGATTGCAGGCGGCTGCGCAGCATCCGGCGAGCAGCGGATGCCGAGAGCCCGTTGCTCTTCTCGCCGAGAAGCCGCAGCGCCGCCCGCGTGACCGCATCGGGGTCGACCGGCGGGCCGGCCGGACTGTGCCCGCGCAGGTCGGCGATGATCGCACCCTCCACGGCGCCGGCCGCGATCGCGTTGCGAGCGGCCTGGCGCGCGAGCGTCGACTTGCCTGCGCCGGGCATGGCGTGGATCCAGTGCGCGCTGGACGGGCGGGCCAGCCGGGTGAGCTCGTGCGTGCGGCCGACGAACGGAGCGGTCGCCGGGGGAACCGTCGCCGTGACGTCCACGAGCGCGGCCGCTGCCGTTCGCTGACCCAGGACGGCGAGAGCCGAAACCCAGCTGCGCACGGTCGGCTCGGTGACCAGTGCCCGGACGATGCCGATGACGAGGGCGACGTCGAAGCGCCGGCGCCCCTCGCGGAAGCAGTCGTACACCGTCGCACGCGAGACGACGACGCCGTGGCCACTCCTCTGCGCGGTGACACGCCGCGCGATCTCCGCATAGGAAGGGTCGCCGGCCTCCGCCCTCAAAGAGCGGAGACACCCGGGGACGTCCTCGATCCGCAGCGGCGGCCTGCTCATGTCGCTCCTCGTCCGTGTGCATCGTCGGCCCTCCCGATTCTGCCGGGAACCCGAGCCGGAGGAGTGTCCGGGGTTGTTGGGGATTCGTGCGCCGGCTGGCCTCCCGGCGACAGAGTGGTGAGGCGGCGAGCGACGCGCAGCCGCGATTTCACAGAGATCGGCAGGAGCACACGATGAGCGAGGACACCGGCGACACACCCCCCGTCGACGGACACGGGCAGAAGCGAGGCCGACGCCGGCTGTCGTGGATCGGCGGGGGTGTCGCTCTGGTGCTCGTCGCCGGCGGGATCGTCGCCGTTCCGCAGATCGTGCACGCGCAGCGCGTGAGCGAGTACGCCGAGCTCGTGAGCCTGCGCGACACCGCGTTCGCCGATCGCGCGCAGGCCGAGGCCACGCTGGAGGCGGCGATGGCCCTGACGCTGGCCCAGCAGAGCGAGACCGGGGTTCTCGCGCAGCGTCTGGCCGATCTGGGCCAGACGCCCGAGCCGATCCTGCCCGCGCAGCACGCGGGCGAGCTCGCCGCGGCCGGCGAGGCCGTGGCATCCGTCATCGGCGAGGCGACCGAGCCGGAGCAGCAGCGTGCGCAGGCGCACGAGCGGCTCGTCGCGGGCGTGGCCGAGCTGCAGGCGCAGGATCAGGCCGCCCGCGCGGAAGCGGAGGCAGCCGGCGAAGAGCTGCCGGAGCCGCTCGCGCCCGCGTCGTACCTGTCCCTGGACATCGATGCCGCCGCGGCTGTCATCGGGGCCGAGCCCGTTCCGGAGAAGGTCCGGGCCGTCGCCGACGGCGACGTCACGCCCGAACTCATCGAGGAGACCCGCACCGAGGTGGCGTCCATCGAGGAGGAGACCGCCGACCTCGCGGCGCTGATCCGCACCGAGGAGCAGCGCATGGCCGAGTTCACGGGCGCCATCGAATCCACGGTTCCCACCCTGCGCGCTGCGGCGGAAGGCGCTGCGGCAGTGGCACCACAGCTCGTCGAGCACGCGCCGAAGGCGCCGGATGCTTCGAACGTCGCGGTGACCGCGGCTCACCAGGCGCAGGAGATCGCATCGACGGAAGACGCCGCTCGCATCCTCGACGGCCTCGCCGCGTATGTCGAGGCCGCGCGAGCCGCACAGGCCGAGCACGAGGCCGTCGTGCAACGGGAAGCGGCTGAAGCGGCCGCCCGCGCCGAGGCGGAGCGCCGGCAGAATGCGAACCGCGAGGGCAACAGCGGCGGCGGATCGAAGGGATCGCGCCTCTGCTCGCGCTACCGCCCCTCGCCCGGCGGAGGCGGCAGCCTCGTCCTCGTCTACTGCTGAGGCATCGAGACCCCGCATCCTTTCCCGATGCGAGAGGGGGGTGCCCCTATGTCCTCTGTCAAGCGGCGAGGGCGGGTTGGGCTGGTCGCGGTTGGTAGAGGGTGCCGTCGCGGAGCATGGCGTAGAGGACGTCGGAGCGGCGTCGAGCTAGGGCGATGAGGGCCTGGTTGTGGCGTTTGCCTTGGGCGATCTTGCGGTCGTAGTAGGCGCGTGATTCGGGGTCTCGGAGTGCGGCGAACGCGGAGAGGAACATGGTCCGTTTCAGGATCTTGTTCCCGCGCCGGGAGGGATGCTCGCCGCGGATCGAGGTGCCGGATCGTCGGGTCACGGGTGCGAGGCCGGCGTAGGCGGCGAGGTGCCCGGCAGTGGCGAAGGTCTTGGTGGTGACTTCGGTGAGGAGCCGGGCTGCGGTCCTGACGCCGACTCCGGGCATGCTCGTCAGGACCGGTTGAAGAGGGTGAGCGTCGACGATCTTCTCGACCTCGATGGCGATCTCATCACGCTGCCGTCGCAACGCCTGGAGCTGCTCTGCGAGCCTGGGGAGCACCAGCGCGGCGGCGTCGGTGCCGGTCACCACGACGGTCTGCTCGCCGAGCGCGGTCATGATCTCTGCCGCCCAGACACGACCTTTGCGGGGCGCGTTCTTCAGCAGCCGGTTCCCTAGCCGCTTCTCACCCGCAGTCTTCATCGCCGCCGGCGACGGGTAGCGCTGCAGCAGGTCCAGGATCGCGGGGTGATCCAGCCGCGGCCCGAGCACGCGTTCCAGCGCCGGGTGGATTTGGGTGAGCAGACCCCTGATCCGGTTGGAGACCTGGACGATCTGACCGGCGAGGTCGTCGTCGAACCCGCAGAGCATGCTCAGCTCCGCGACCTTCTCGTCGGCTACCTGGATCGACCGGAGCGTGTGCGGCATGGTGCGGGCCGTTTCGGCGATGATCGCCGCGTCTCTCGCGTCGGTCTTCGCCTCACCGGGATGCAGATCCGCGATGCGCCGCATCGCCAACCCCGGCAGGTAACCAACGAGAGCACCTGCGGCTTGCGCGACCGCGACCGGGAGTGCACCGATCGTCGCGGGTTGATCTACGACCAGCAGCACCACGCCATGCGAGGCGAGCTGGTCGATCACCGCCCGCAATTGGCGCTCGTCGTTCGGGAGTGCTCGGTCGAATAGTCGCTTGGCTTCCCGGTCGAGCGCGACCGCGTGATGCTCGCCCTTGCCGACGTCGAGCCCAACGAACACGTCGACCTCGTCGTATCTGTCGATGCTGGTGACCACTTCGTCCTCCGCTTCACTCGTGACGGCGTCCGCGGCGGCGCGTCTCGGCATCCACGTTACGAACGGCCTCGAGCATGCTCGGGTCCAGCCCCTATCAGCGATCACACACCGCCAACCAGGCCCGGTGACAACACCCCCCAGATCATCAAGGGACAGGGGGCAGCAATCATGCCGGGCCCGGCAGGCCGTCACCGCCCAGCATGGCCGCCGAGCGGGTCACGAAGAAAGTAACGGGGGAGTATGTCCCACGCACTCCTGTCCATCGGCGTCGCCGGCTCGCTCGGTGCGGAGAAGATCGCGCAGATCGCGCCCGTCGTCGAGGCGCACGGCTTCCACGCGCTGTGGGTGAACGACACCCCCGGTGCGGATTCCCTCGCGGGGCTCGCCTCGGCGGCGCGCACGACGCAGCACCTCACGCTCGCGACGGGCGTCGTACCGGTGGCGCGTCGCCCCGCCGGCGAGATCGCAGCTGCCCTCGGCGACCTGCCGCGGGAGCGTCTCGTCGTCGGGATCGGCTCGGGGGCGCCACGACCGGCGCACTGGACCTCGTGCGCGACGCCGCTGCGCAGCTTCGCCGCGAGGGCGCGCGAGTGGTCGTCGGCGCCCTCGGCCCCAAGATGCGACGGCTCGGGGCGACGGAGGCCGATGGCGTGCTGCCGAGCTGGCTGACGACGGATGCCGTGGCATCCCAGTCCCGTGATCTGCACGCCGTGGAGCCCACGGTGCATGTGGCGCTGTACGTGCGCGCGGCGCTCGAGGATGCCGCCGTCCCACGGCTGCGCAAAGAGACCCGGATGTACGCGGGGTTCCCGCAGTACGCCGCGCACTTCGAGCGCCTCGGCATCGACCCCGAGCACACCGCGATCACGCCCGAGGCTGCGGCGGACGACATGGCCCGCTACCGCGATGCCGTCGACGAGGTGGTGCTGCGCGCCATCACGCCCACAGACGCGTCCGAGGACTACGCGCGGTTCGTCCAGGTCGCGGCGCGGCTGCGCGACGAGACGCGATAGCCGCAGGCGAGCCGTCCCAGGCGAGCGTCCCAGCGATCGACGACATCGGCCCCTCTCGCCCGGGACGTCGGGACCGTCACGGTGGAATCGTCCGGCCGAGTCCGGCACGCATCCGCACGTCACTCCGCTGCCACAGAGAGGCACCATGTCCGCCGTCGTGAACTCGTCCACCGTCCCCGTCTCGACCGCTTCGAGGAGGTGGGCCGCGACGGGCGTCGCCTCCGCGATCGGCTCCCTCGCGAGCGTCTTCCTCTCGATGTCGCTCTCGCCGGAGTACATCCCCGGCAGCGTCATCACCTCCGAGGCCATCGATGCCGGCCTCATGGCAGAACGCCCGTCGATGATCGCCTTCCACATCGTGACGCTCGCTTCCGCGGGGTTGCTCATGGTGTTCGCGGCCGGTCTGCATCGACGCTTGACGTCCGCTCTGCCGTCCGCCTCTCTCGTGCCGCTCATCGCGTTCTCGGGTCTGCTGCTCGTGGTCGCAGCGCAGATGCTCGGCACGGGGCTCGACACCGAG from Microbacterium aurum carries:
- a CDS encoding IS256 family transposase translates to MAISPEREERRRRQKELADRLKASGAMDEIFAQIDAGEPLTGEHGLIGGMLKAALERGLETELTEHVGYERGDAEASLHPNSRNGTSAKTVATEIGDIELAVPRDRAGTFTPMLVPKGQRRLDGLDGMIISLYAGGMTVRDIQHHLASTLGTDLSHETISKITDQVADEVLAWQTRPLDALYPVIYLDAIVVKVRDGGHVRNKAAHIAVGVDMDGIKHVLGIWVQAVEGAKFWAAVCAELANRGVRDVLIVCTDGLTGFPEAIEATWPQATVQTCVVHLIRAAMRFVNYKDRKAVAAALKPIYQAVNEDAALEALTEFADSDLGKRYPSAVKTFQDAWDRFTPFLAFPPELRRVIYTTNSIESLNYQLRKVTKSRGHFPNDAAAVKLLWLAICNIEDKRARDRLKERGKPSEQRRAEPRLIEGAVTTNWKKALEQLALAYPDRIEPHL
- the istB gene encoding IS21-like element helper ATPase IstB; this translates as MSVATPAAPPIPAELEQTMRQLKMPYARGIAPDVFATARAQRWEPAEVVKALLDAEIAGRSRSMLAARRKAAGFPTGKTFDSWDQSLSTIPAPTQQALRTLEWVHRRENLVICGPAGTGKTFFLEALGQHAVEQGLRVAWFRLEDLGALIRAHRVDDTVTRTVARILRADLVVVDDIGLLGVGDDAAEGLYRLVDAAYEKRSIAISSNLHPSGFDELMPKTLATATVDRLLHHAHLAQTTGESIRLAQALAGTGVTPMT
- a CDS encoding tetratricopeptide repeat protein, translated to MSRPPLRIEDVPGCLRSLRAEAGDPSYAEIARRVTAQRSGHGVVVSRATVYDCFREGRRRFDVALVIGIVRALVTEPTVRSWVSALAVLGQRTAAAALVDVTATVPPATAPFVGRTHELTRLARPSSAHWIHAMPGAGKSTLARQAARNAIAAGAVEGAIIADLRGHSPAGPPVDPDAVTRAALRLLGEKSNGLSASAARRMLRSRLQSSRTMLVLDDAASLEQVRSILSLPSGVSVIVTSRVVPAESRFQPLPLALFAPYESLALLDAMAGRDAIAQDPASAEVLLELMGHQPLAVSITAARVAARDTWTLADHVELARARRAGVHLDEPITRSLDLTYQLLPDTAQRLLRALAHHPVALLDRDSIDAVAGDLAPETDAALDVLETHSLIARAASGRIHMHELIRVYAADVGLEIDSPSERQAAADRLRRSVVDRAWSAHRTRSRSRRAVGRAPRAAVRDAGLSEVEAEEFLAGSLDLLLHIALTADRHGDGGVDGGGRGDGGVEGDIAIVNLIAETIDDALHRAGRGEDAVTLFREALRVARLRTDAEGELRALVDLGATLTLMGRAAEAEAVLSSIDEEAEGWWSEAPLAHNARGTSRLLQGRFDEARSALEAGLAAASRLGDRWREGLLWNSIALLHLHTGDLAACRIALERSIDISTECGDLSAAARGRVNLAKLLHDQGDHAAAETEARTALSEMEALGYVPGIAVAYSNLSAAVCALGRFAESATLAERGRAVARDAGMRQTELELLRTSGRSRLGEGRVDDARGAFELARDLADALGDRLAAAACAEDLGDCAHAARDRAEARSRWEQAVEGYRAVSSPDAADVEGKLAALLGRRGGGDEAALTVPSPDGVGREKPGR
- a CDS encoding IS110 family transposase — protein: MPRRAAADAVTSEAEDEVVTSIDRYDEVDVFVGLDVGKGEHHAVALDREAKRLFDRALPNDERQLRAVIDQLASHGVVLLVVDQPATIGALPVAVAQAAGALVGYLPGLAMRRIADLHPGEAKTDARDAAIIAETARTMPHTLRSIQVADEKVAELSMLCGFDDDLAGQIVQVSNRIRGLLTQIHPALERVLGPRLDHPAILDLLQRYPSPAAMKTAGEKRLGNRLLKNAPRKGRVWAAEIMTALGEQTVVVTGTDAAALVLPRLAEQLQALRRQRDEIAIEVEKIVDAHPLQPVLTSMPGVGVRTAARLLTEVTTKTFATAGHLAAYAGLAPVTRRSGTSIRGEHPSRRGNKILKRTMFLSAFAALRDPESRAYYDRKIAQGKRHNQALIALARRRSDVLYAMLRDGTLYQPRPAQPALAA
- a CDS encoding LLM class flavin-dependent oxidoreductase, yielding MSHALLSIGVAGSLGAEKIAQIAPVVEAHGFHALWVNDTPGADSLAGLASAARTTQHLTLATGVVPVARRPAGEIAAALGDLPRERLVVGIGSGAPRPAHWTSCATPLRSFAARAREWSSAPSAPRCDGSGRRRPMACCRAG